In a single window of the Candidatus Schekmanbacteria bacterium genome:
- a CDS encoding histidine triad nucleotide-binding protein: MSNECIFCKMIKGEMQANIVYEDDLIIAIEDINPQAPVHLLLIPKKHIPTTMDIQKEDSDILSDIFESAKHLAKEKKIDESGFRIVLNCNEGAGQSVFHIHFHLLGGRRMTWPPG; this comes from the coding sequence ATGTCCAATGAATGCATCTTCTGCAAAATGATTAAAGGAGAAATGCAGGCAAATATAGTCTATGAAGATGATTTGATAATAGCTATTGAAGACATAAATCCTCAAGCACCGGTGCATCTTCTTTTGATTCCCAAAAAACATATCCCCACAACAATGGATATCCAGAAAGAAGATTCTGACATATTGTCCGACATATTTGAAAGCGCAAAACATCTTGCCAAGGAAAAGAAGATAGATGAATCCGGCTTTCGCATCGTCCTTAATTGTAATGAAGGCGCTGGACAATCAGTATTTCATATTCATTTTCATCTGCTTGGCGGAAGAAGAATGACTTGGCCTCCCGGCTGA
- a CDS encoding pantetheine-phosphate adenylyltransferase: MKNIAVYPGTFDPVTNGHIDIIERGLQIFDEVIVAVAVSTDKQTLFPVEERIEMINSATEGLKNLRVESFDGLLIDFVKDVQAKAIIRGLRAVSDFEYEFQMAVTNRKLLKEVDTIFLMSTVKYSYLSSSIVKEVAKYGGDIEGMVPALVSKKLKEIYGTNKGGE; encoded by the coding sequence ATGAAAAACATTGCTGTTTATCCCGGAACATTCGACCCCGTAACAAACGGGCATATAGACATAATTGAAAGAGGGCTTCAGATTTTCGATGAAGTCATAGTGGCAGTCGCAGTAAGCACAGACAAACAAACCCTTTTTCCTGTTGAAGAAAGAATCGAAATGATCAATTCAGCCACAGAAGGATTGAAAAATCTCCGTGTTGAATCTTTCGACGGACTACTGATCGATTTCGTAAAAGATGTTCAAGCAAAGGCAATTATAAGAGGTTTAAGAGCAGTAAGCGATTTCGAATATGAATTTCAAATGGCAGTTACAAACAGAAAACTTCTCAAAGAAGTAGATACCATTTTTCTTATGTCCACTGTGAAATATTCTTACCTGAGCTCGAGCATCGTAAAAGAAGTTGCAAAATACGGAGGCGATATTGAAGGAATGGTTCCTGCGCTTGTTTCAAAAAAACTCAAAGAAATCTATGGCACTAATAAAGGGGGAGAATAG
- the rsmD gene encoding 16S rRNA (guanine(966)-N(2))-methyltransferase RsmD: MRITGGKKARHRLSSFPKDIIRPTQDKVREAVFNTLGNGVEGTDFLDLFAGTGSVGIEALSRGAERVVFIEKNRNAVSVIKKNLQIAGLDGFARIIQKDFREALKMLVAENISFHIIYCDPPYASDYSIKCLSEVNSGQLLLPNGTMILEIFKKRSFPEKEGKLHLMRERLYGETRILYYKNISD; this comes from the coding sequence ATGAGAATTACAGGCGGGAAAAAAGCACGACATAGACTTTCATCATTTCCCAAAGATATAATTAGGCCTACACAAGACAAAGTTAGGGAAGCGGTTTTCAACACATTGGGCAATGGAGTTGAAGGCACGGATTTTCTTGACCTTTTTGCAGGGACCGGAAGCGTAGGTATTGAAGCATTGAGCAGAGGAGCGGAAAGAGTGGTTTTTATCGAAAAAAATAGGAATGCAGTCTCAGTGATCAAGAAAAACCTTCAAATTGCAGGTTTAGACGGCTTTGCAAGAATAATCCAAAAGGATTTTAGAGAAGCCCTGAAAATGCTTGTCGCTGAAAACATTTCATTTCATATAATCTACTGCGACCCTCCCTATGCTTCCGATTACAGTATAAAATGTCTCTCTGAAGTAAATTCAGGACAACTTCTTTTACCCAATGGCACTATGATTCTTGAAATATTCAAAAAACGAAGTTTTCCTGAAAAAGAGGGAAAACTCCATTTAATGAGAGAAAGACTTTACGGTGAAACAAGAATATTGTATTACAAGAATATATCTGACTAA
- a CDS encoding (Fe-S)-binding protein — translation MEKKSQNEKFQKALSKCVKCGACQAVCPVYDIEKKENSVARGKLALLQAYMKGEIELTSKLYETISKCILCTSCKDTCAASIEIDRIISTAREKAVKEFGMPPLKKALLEILCGTFPGRKTFLKSASLVEKMFMKKIPSESGLFYKGYFLGRKEGKIFPALSKKTLTEIIDLEKVSDSLSSVLFFQGCTINFISPQTGISALNLIRKSNFTPILLNKQQCCGLPAFFSGDREKAEKLAYSNLEMLSEKKFDYLVVACATCGSAFKEIYPLIFEDDSNRLQKWEEIKGKILDLSEFLSGPGNRIFSKIKKTEKETTKTATYHDPCHLYKGQKIEKEPREIIKNIPRINLVEMENSSDCCGFGGMFSIENFELSREINKKKIENILSSKAELVLTGCPGCILQIKSGLIAKSSNIEVKHWCELLDEATNGKSTID, via the coding sequence GTGGAAAAAAAATCTCAAAATGAAAAATTCCAAAAGGCGCTCTCCAAATGTGTCAAATGCGGTGCCTGTCAAGCTGTCTGTCCAGTATATGACATTGAAAAAAAGGAAAACTCCGTAGCACGGGGGAAACTTGCCCTTTTGCAGGCATATATGAAAGGTGAAATTGAATTGACTTCAAAGCTATACGAAACAATCTCAAAATGCATTCTCTGTACATCCTGTAAAGATACCTGTGCGGCAAGTATAGAGATTGACAGAATAATCTCCACGGCACGGGAAAAAGCAGTAAAAGAATTTGGAATGCCTCCTTTAAAAAAGGCTCTCCTTGAAATTCTTTGCGGAACCTTTCCGGGCAGAAAGACTTTTCTGAAATCCGCTTCTTTAGTTGAAAAGATGTTTATGAAAAAAATTCCTTCTGAAAGCGGTTTGTTTTATAAGGGATATTTTTTAGGCAGAAAGGAAGGAAAAATATTCCCTGCCCTTTCTAAAAAAACACTCACTGAAATAATCGATCTCGAAAAAGTCTCAGATAGTCTGTCTTCTGTCCTATTCTTTCAAGGATGCACTATAAATTTCATCAGCCCGCAAACGGGCATCTCGGCGTTGAATTTAATAAGGAAATCCAACTTTACTCCTATTCTCCTCAATAAACAACAATGTTGTGGACTGCCGGCTTTTTTTTCCGGCGACAGGGAAAAGGCAGAAAAATTGGCATATTCAAACCTCGAAATGCTGTCTGAAAAAAAATTCGACTACTTGGTGGTTGCCTGCGCTACGTGCGGATCGGCATTCAAAGAAATCTACCCCTTGATTTTTGAGGATGACAGCAACAGACTACAGAAATGGGAAGAAATAAAGGGGAAGATTTTAGATTTAAGTGAATTTCTTTCAGGACCGGGAAATAGAATTTTTTCAAAGATTAAAAAAACAGAAAAAGAAACTACCAAAACTGCAACCTACCATGACCCCTGCCACCTTTACAAGGGACAAAAAATCGAGAAAGAACCAAGAGAAATTATCAAAAATATTCCGCGTATCAATCTCGTTGAAATGGAAAACAGCAGTGACTGTTGTGGATTTGGAGGAATGTTTAGCATTGAAAACTTTGAACTCAGCAGGGAAATCAATAAGAAAAAGATAGAAAACATTCTTTCATCTAAGGCAGAGCTGGTCCTAACCGGATGTCCGGGATGCATACTTCAAATTAAAAGCGGTCTTATTGCAAAATCTTCCAACATAGAAGTAAAACATTGGTGCGAACTTTTAGATGAAGCAACTAATGGTAAAAGTACAATTGATTAA
- a CDS encoding peptidase, with product MIITERAIKKLIEENLGIKRNERVLIFCDDISEDETITESDRKRRSELPLIAEEIFDYLSKRNDTTFLQYESLEKHGMEPPELIWQEAFGKRAFADLRDKGIFEKLITKQSTKKEEIEAEKIIKKHKRECVDVIIALSNFSTSHTKFRDLHTRIAGGRYASMPLFDKSMFEGPLNVNHKKMRQLTENLAKKLSRAKTAVITASNGTNLKIGIEGRSGIADTGILTRKGAFGNLPAGEAFIAPVENSAEGLFVAEWGPTSKFKKPLKFEIKSGKLFLIQGIDDYADFLREQIELDRKSSNIAELGIGTNPKATKPDNILESEKILGTIHLALGDNKSFGGEVRTNFHQDFVLFNPTLKLLYGSEEETIIANGKLLKS from the coding sequence ATGATTATTACAGAACGAGCAATAAAAAAATTAATCGAGGAAAATCTCGGCATTAAAAGAAATGAAAGAGTTTTGATTTTCTGCGATGATATATCAGAGGACGAAACAATTACCGAATCTGATAGAAAAAGGAGAAGCGAACTTCCACTGATTGCAGAAGAAATCTTTGATTACTTGTCAAAAAGAAATGACACTACTTTTCTGCAATATGAATCTTTAGAAAAACACGGGATGGAGCCTCCGGAATTGATTTGGCAGGAGGCATTTGGAAAAAGAGCATTTGCAGATTTGAGAGACAAAGGGATTTTTGAAAAACTCATTACAAAGCAGTCAACGAAGAAAGAAGAAATTGAAGCCGAAAAAATAATCAAAAAGCACAAGAGGGAGTGCGTAGATGTAATCATTGCTCTTTCCAATTTTTCAACGAGCCACACAAAATTTCGCGACCTTCATACAAGAATCGCAGGAGGCAGATATGCAAGTATGCCTCTCTTCGATAAATCGATGTTTGAAGGTCCGCTCAATGTCAATCACAAGAAAATGAGGCAATTGACAGAAAACTTGGCAAAAAAATTGAGCAGAGCTAAAACAGCCGTAATAACTGCATCAAATGGCACTAATTTAAAAATAGGAATTGAAGGACGCTCCGGAATAGCAGATACAGGAATTCTTACAAGAAAAGGCGCTTTTGGCAATCTCCCTGCAGGAGAAGCATTCATTGCTCCAGTTGAAAATAGCGCTGAAGGCTTATTTGTTGCTGAATGGGGTCCCACTTCAAAATTCAAGAAACCTCTCAAATTTGAGATTAAAAGTGGAAAACTCTTTCTAATTCAAGGCATTGATGACTATGCAGATTTTCTTCGTGAACAGATCGAACTTGACCGCAAATCTTCAAACATTGCAGAACTTGGCATCGGCACAAACCCCAAAGCTACCAAGCCCGACAATATTCTTGAATCAGAAAAAATTTTAGGAACAATTCACCTCGCATTAGGAGACAATAAATCATTTGGAGGAGAAGTTAGAACTAATTTTCATCAGGATTTTGTTCTATTCAATCCCACTTTAAAGCTACTTTATGGAAGTGAAGAAGAGACAATAATTGCAAATGGGAAACTACTCAAGAGTTAA
- a CDS encoding PqqD family protein, translating into MIDEKSIPSKNPSILCTELDEEAVLLDLKTKCYFGLNEVALFIWKLADGKRNVSDIVDEICKNFDVEPSTALNSVKGFLKKLNDNNLVFIDASS; encoded by the coding sequence ATGATAGATGAAAAGTCGATACCATCGAAAAATCCGTCAATACTTTGCACTGAACTTGATGAAGAAGCAGTTTTGCTTGACCTAAAAACGAAGTGTTATTTTGGATTGAATGAAGTTGCCCTTTTTATTTGGAAACTTGCAGACGGGAAAAGGAATGTGTCAGACATAGTAGATGAAATATGCAAAAATTTTGATGTCGAGCCGTCAACGGCATTGAATAGCGTAAAAGGATTTCTAAAGAAACTCAACGACAACAATCTTGTCTTTATTGATGCTTCCAGTTAA